The Shewanella sp. KX20019 genome window below encodes:
- a CDS encoding polysaccharide pyruvyl transferase family protein, producing the protein MKIGLLTYHRAHNYGGVLQCYALTKAIKKLGYQVEVVDYQCEFFKEQYKEYSLFNLPKIKMLLSILVYNGNVKYNGVNFERFVEQYLPITSVSYSKESIKSIDDEYDILLTGSDQVWSPFCSAFDTTYFLDFSNQTKKCAYAASFGVDSIDTKFDKDYTELFKDFSNVSLREESGASIYKSFTGKEEPVVLDPTLLLGEQDWQELIVDEYKNRKYVLVYMIAESKNTLSIAKSIAKEKGLEVIYISDRLFKRNGVITLSKVKVTDWISLFYYAEYIVTNSFHGIAFSIVFKKDFYVQFLPGRAKTNTRISTILNKFDLGNRLLNSDVSDVSDVSFTSIQNYSEVTKELNNLRLESLNVLSKTLLK; encoded by the coding sequence ATGAAAATCGGTTTATTAACGTATCATAGAGCGCACAATTATGGTGGAGTCTTGCAATGTTATGCTTTAACCAAAGCTATCAAGAAATTAGGCTATCAGGTAGAAGTAGTAGATTATCAATGTGAATTTTTTAAGGAGCAATACAAGGAGTATAGCTTATTTAATTTACCAAAAATTAAAATGCTATTATCAATATTGGTTTACAATGGTAATGTTAAATACAACGGCGTTAATTTTGAACGTTTTGTAGAGCAGTACTTACCGATAACTAGCGTAAGTTACTCTAAAGAAAGTATAAAAAGTATAGATGATGAATATGATATTTTACTCACAGGTAGTGACCAAGTATGGAGTCCATTTTGCTCTGCCTTTGATACAACATATTTCTTGGATTTTTCCAATCAAACAAAAAAATGCGCATATGCTGCAAGTTTTGGTGTTGATAGTATTGATACGAAATTTGACAAAGACTACACGGAATTGTTTAAAGATTTTTCAAATGTTAGTCTGCGAGAAGAGTCAGGTGCATCCATTTACAAGAGTTTCACTGGCAAAGAAGAACCTGTAGTTCTCGACCCTACATTACTTCTTGGTGAGCAGGATTGGCAAGAATTAATAGTGGATGAGTATAAAAATAGGAAATATGTATTAGTCTATATGATTGCAGAATCAAAAAATACACTTTCTATAGCAAAATCGATCGCTAAAGAGAAAGGACTTGAAGTAATTTATATATCTGACAGGTTATTCAAAAGAAATGGTGTAATAACCCTGTCTAAGGTTAAGGTCACTGATTGGATTTCTCTTTTTTATTACGCAGAATACATTGTCACAAATTCTTTTCATGGGATTGCATTTTCTATTGTTTTTAAGAAAGATTTTTATGTGCAGTTCTTGCCTGGAAGAGCGAAAACGAACACAAGGATATCAACTATATTAAATAAATTTGACTTAGGGAATCGGCTATTAAATTCCGACGTTTCCGATGTTTCCGATGTTTCTTTTACTTCAATTCAAAATTATAGTGAAGTTACTAAGGAATTGAATAATCTTAGGCTGGAATCTTTAAACGTACTATCTAAAACACTATTAAAATAA
- a CDS encoding group II intron maturase-specific domain-containing protein, whose product MLSQLKERFEVCGLELHPTKTKIVYCKDGSRNEKHEHISFDFLGYTFRPRLCRNRVRDSIFVSFTPAVSRSAQKGMIKKFRMLAIRKRTDLSLEEIAKWVNPMINGWINYYGHFCRSEFYKVFRQINKALIWWARHKYKKLQRRKTRAGKCMENIADTHSDLFAHWKVRMKGSMVGLVS is encoded by the coding sequence ATGCTAAGTCAGTTAAAAGAAAGATTTGAAGTTTGTGGGCTTGAATTGCATCCAACGAAAACTAAAATTGTATATTGCAAAGATGGTTCTCGAAATGAAAAGCATGAGCATATAAGTTTTGACTTTTTAGGGTATACATTCCGACCTCGTCTTTGTCGTAATCGAGTCAGAGATAGTATCTTTGTCAGTTTTACACCCGCAGTGAGCAGAAGTGCTCAAAAAGGAATGATAAAAAAATTCAGAATGTTAGCTATCCGAAAACGAACTGATTTAAGTCTTGAAGAAATAGCTAAATGGGTTAACCCAATGATAAATGGTTGGATTAATTATTATGGTCATTTCTGTCGCTCGGAGTTTTACAAAGTCTTTCGTCAAATCAATAAAGCATTGATTTGGTGGGCAAGACATAAGTATAAGAAACTTCAACGACGCAAAACGAGAGCAGGTAAATGTATGGAAAATATTGCCGACACTCATAGTGACTTATTTGCCCATTGGAAAGTGAGAATGAAAGGGTCGATGGTAGGCCTTGTTTCCTAA
- a CDS encoding glycosyltransferase produces MSIKNTPTVIVNATAMKHGGALTVLHQFLKSANNDGSDFLIFIDHSHNFDELYTNLKFFKVNTRTFLSRILWDYFGFKRHLKKYEIIPNVIISLQNTTVRHNHQCPQVVYLHQPLPFSSKRWNIFKKDERLLFFYKYFYSYFIFIHFNKHKDHFIVQSDWLKNKLIKSYAMSSDFIHVSTPIVSLGCDSERLNVEKIDSDIFQFVFPASPIIYKNHMEIVNAIVFLKKSNKLNKDFKIIFTINESDLPNLYHKLVNENLLGYFEFKGHLSKGELNNLYGNSNALLFPSYIETFGLPLIEAASFGLQIIVSDEPYSREVIGDYKGASFIHKNSPEQWGKQIDKLINEIESERYNFKFSQKGNGMDDVINLLIKVGT; encoded by the coding sequence ATGTCAATAAAAAACACACCAACAGTAATAGTTAATGCAACCGCAATGAAACATGGTGGAGCTTTAACCGTTTTACACCAGTTTTTAAAATCCGCTAATAATGACGGCAGTGATTTTCTGATTTTTATAGACCACTCTCATAATTTTGATGAACTATATACAAATTTGAAGTTTTTCAAAGTGAATACCAGAACTTTTTTATCCAGAATTTTATGGGATTACTTTGGTTTTAAAAGACATCTTAAAAAATATGAAATAATCCCTAATGTGATTATTTCATTGCAAAATACAACTGTCAGACATAATCATCAATGTCCTCAAGTAGTATATTTGCATCAACCTCTTCCTTTTAGCTCTAAACGCTGGAATATATTTAAAAAAGATGAGCGTTTATTGTTTTTTTATAAATATTTTTATTCATACTTCATATTTATACATTTTAATAAACATAAAGATCATTTTATCGTTCAGTCCGATTGGCTAAAAAACAAACTTATTAAAAGTTATGCTATGTCAAGTGATTTCATTCATGTTTCAACTCCAATAGTAAGCTTAGGCTGTGATAGTGAAAGACTAAATGTTGAGAAAATAGATTCTGATATTTTTCAATTTGTATTTCCAGCGTCACCAATTATTTATAAAAACCATATGGAAATTGTAAATGCTATTGTTTTCTTAAAGAAATCAAACAAACTTAATAAAGATTTTAAGATTATTTTTACTATAAATGAATCTGACTTGCCAAACCTATATCACAAATTAGTTAACGAAAATCTGTTGGGTTACTTTGAATTCAAAGGGCATTTAAGTAAAGGCGAATTAAATAATCTGTATGGTAATTCAAATGCGTTGTTATTTCCGAGTTATATTGAAACATTTGGGTTGCCTCTTATTGAAGCTGCAAGTTTTGGTTTACAGATTATTGTGTCTGATGAACCTTATTCAAGAGAAGTTATTGGTGATTATAAAGGTGCAAGTTTTATTCACAAAAATTCACCTGAACAGTGGGGAAAACAAATTGATAAATTGATTAACGAGATTGAAAGTGAAAGATACAATTTTAAATTTTCTCAAAAAGGAAATGGAATGGATGATGTAATAAATTTACTGATAAAGGTAGGAACGTAG
- a CDS encoding polysaccharide biosynthesis protein gives MFYNKILLITGGTGSFGNAVLNRFLETDIKEIRIFSRDEKKQEDMRIKYKNSKLKFYIGDVRDAQSISTAMRGVDYVFHAAALKQVPSCEFYPLEAVKTNVLGTENVLESAIFHKVRRVVCLSTDKAVYPINAMGISKALMEKVIVAKSRNLEGTNTVISCTRYGNVMASRGSVIPLFIRQIIEDIPITLTDPSMTRFMMTLDDAVDLVLHAFEHGTNGDVFVQKAPAATIEVVTQAILEMVGKPEHKVNIIGTRHGEKLFEALCSREEMFVAQDQGDYYRIPADNRDLNYAQYTEEGDKDLSAIEDYNSHNTERLNVEGMKALLRQLDFMCEIEAGNLFIPEGV, from the coding sequence ATGTTCTATAATAAGATTTTATTAATAACTGGTGGTACTGGTTCATTCGGCAATGCTGTTCTTAATCGTTTTCTAGAAACGGACATTAAAGAAATTCGTATTTTCTCGCGAGATGAAAAGAAGCAAGAAGATATGCGTATAAAGTATAAAAATTCAAAGTTAAAGTTTTATATTGGTGATGTTCGTGATGCACAAAGTATCTCAACAGCAATGCGTGGTGTAGATTATGTATTTCATGCTGCGGCATTAAAGCAAGTACCTTCTTGCGAGTTTTATCCGTTAGAAGCAGTCAAAACAAATGTGTTAGGCACCGAGAACGTTTTAGAATCTGCAATCTTCCACAAGGTCAGGCGTGTTGTTTGTTTAAGCACAGATAAAGCAGTTTACCCAATTAATGCAATGGGTATTTCAAAAGCTTTGATGGAAAAAGTGATTGTTGCTAAAAGTCGTAATTTAGAGGGGACTAACACTGTTATTTCTTGTACTCGTTACGGTAATGTTATGGCATCTCGTGGTTCGGTCATTCCTTTATTTATACGTCAAATAATTGAGGATATTCCAATTACGTTGACCGATCCATCAATGACTCGTTTTATGATGACTTTAGATGACGCTGTTGATCTAGTACTGCATGCTTTTGAACATGGTACTAATGGTGATGTTTTTGTACAAAAAGCACCAGCAGCTACAATCGAAGTGGTGACACAAGCTATCCTTGAGATGGTCGGTAAACCGGAACATAAAGTGAATATAATTGGAACCCGTCATGGTGAAAAATTATTTGAAGCATTATGTAGTCGTGAAGAGATGTTTGTTGCTCAGGACCAAGGTGATTATTATCGTATTCCAGCTGATAATCGCGATTTAAATTATGCGCAGTATACCGAAGAAGGTGATAAAGATTTATCTGCCATTGAAGATTATAATTCGCATAATACAGAGCGTCTAAATGTTGAAGGCATGAAAGCTCTGTTACGCCAGCTTGATTTTATGTGTGAAATCGAAGCTGGGAATCTATTTATCCCCGAAGGTGTATAA
- the wbjC gene encoding UDP-2-acetamido-2,6-beta-L-arabino-hexul-4-ose reductase, with product MNILVTGAAGFIGKNLCVFLQEAGFKNINKITLDDNETSVAQKVKSADFIYHLAGTNRPKNDDEFKKGNTDLTQNIIDILIESGLKTPILLTSSIQAELENPYGASKAGAEQALENYQQQTGATAYIYRLPNVFGKWCRPNYNSAVATFCYNTINELPITINNPDATLSLVYIDDVCHSFISLLTTPEQNEQYSSVAPVYQTTVGEVVSLLAEFKESRKSMISAKVGEGLIRSLYSTYVSYLAPEQFSYSVTRHSDDRGTFVEMLKTKDSGQFSFFTAHPGITRGGHYHHTKTEKFLVINGKASFKFRHISTGESYELIVDGVESRIVETAPGWSHDITNIGENELVVMLWANEIFDRDKPDTVNFKV from the coding sequence ATGAATATATTGGTGACGGGAGCTGCAGGTTTTATTGGTAAGAATTTATGTGTATTTTTACAAGAAGCGGGCTTTAAAAACATTAATAAAATTACACTTGATGATAATGAAACAAGTGTTGCACAAAAAGTTAAGTCAGCCGACTTTATATATCACCTTGCAGGTACTAATCGTCCTAAAAATGATGATGAGTTTAAGAAAGGTAATACTGATTTAACACAAAACATCATAGATATACTCATTGAAAGTGGTCTTAAAACACCTATTTTACTAACATCATCAATTCAAGCTGAGCTTGAAAATCCTTATGGTGCTAGTAAGGCTGGTGCAGAACAAGCATTAGAAAATTATCAGCAACAAACAGGGGCTACTGCTTATATTTATCGTTTGCCTAATGTTTTTGGTAAATGGTGCCGTCCGAATTACAATTCAGCAGTTGCTACTTTTTGTTATAACACTATCAATGAATTGCCAATTACTATTAATAATCCTGATGCTACTCTTAGTTTAGTTTATATCGATGATGTTTGTCATTCTTTTATCAGTTTGTTAACAACGCCCGAACAAAATGAACAATACAGTAGTGTTGCACCTGTTTACCAAACAACGGTAGGTGAAGTCGTTTCATTACTTGCTGAGTTTAAAGAAAGCCGTAAAAGTATGATTTCAGCTAAAGTGGGTGAAGGTTTGATCCGCTCACTTTATTCAACTTATGTTAGTTACCTAGCACCAGAGCAATTTTCATACTCCGTTACTCGTCATAGTGACGATCGCGGTACTTTTGTCGAGATGTTAAAAACCAAAGACTCGGGTCAGTTCTCTTTTTTTACCGCACACCCTGGGATAACTCGTGGAGGTCACTATCATCATACCAAGACCGAAAAGTTTTTAGTGATAAATGGCAAAGCTTCATTTAAATTTAGACATATCAGTACTGGTGAGTCTTACGAGTTAATTGTTGACGGTGTGGAATCTCGTATTGTAGAAACAGCCCCAGGTTGGTCACATGATATAACTAATATTGGTGAAAATGAATTGGTTGTTATGTTGTGGGCAAATGAAATATTTGATCGTGATAAGCCTGATACAGTTAACTTTAAGGTTTAA
- the wecB gene encoding non-hydrolyzing UDP-N-acetylglucosamine 2-epimerase, whose protein sequence is MKKLKVMSVVGTRPEIIRLSRVLAKLDEHCEHIIVHTGQNYDFELNEVFFNDLGVRKPDHFLNAAGKNAAETIGQVIIKVDQALEEIQPEAMLVLGDTNSCLSAISAKRRKVPIFHMEAGNRCFDQRVPEETNRRIVDHTADINLTYSSIARDYLLAEGLPADRVIKTGSPMFEVLNYYMPQIDASDVIKRLGLEQGKFFVVSAHREENIDSPSQLAKLAETLNTVAAQYNMPVIVSTHPRTRNRIEEQGIEFHKNIQLLKPLGFHDYNHLQKNAKAVLSDSGTINEESSIMNFPALNLREAHERPEGMEEASVMMVGLESVRVMQALQILESQSVGKERLLRAVYDYSMPNVSDKIVRIIHSYTDYVNRVVWKKY, encoded by the coding sequence ATGAAAAAATTAAAAGTAATGTCAGTAGTTGGTACTCGTCCAGAAATTATTCGTCTTTCACGTGTGCTTGCTAAGCTAGATGAACACTGTGAGCACATAATCGTTCATACTGGTCAAAATTATGATTTTGAACTCAATGAAGTATTTTTTAATGACTTAGGCGTTAGAAAACCTGATCATTTTCTTAATGCTGCGGGTAAAAATGCCGCTGAAACAATTGGACAGGTGATTATTAAAGTTGATCAAGCATTAGAAGAAATCCAACCCGAAGCGATGTTAGTGCTAGGTGATACTAATTCTTGTTTATCTGCTATTTCTGCAAAGCGTCGTAAAGTACCTATTTTTCACATGGAAGCTGGAAATCGTTGTTTTGACCAACGTGTACCAGAAGAGACTAACCGACGCATAGTTGATCATACTGCAGATATTAATTTAACCTATAGTTCAATTGCCCGTGACTACCTACTGGCTGAAGGTTTGCCGGCAGATCGAGTCATTAAAACGGGCAGCCCAATGTTTGAGGTGCTAAATTATTATATGCCTCAGATTGATGCATCAGATGTGATTAAGCGTTTAGGATTAGAACAAGGTAAGTTTTTCGTAGTCAGTGCTCACCGTGAAGAAAATATAGATAGTCCGTCTCAGTTAGCAAAGCTTGCTGAAACACTAAACACAGTGGCAGCGCAATACAACATGCCAGTCATTGTTTCTACTCATCCTCGAACACGTAATCGTATTGAAGAGCAAGGTATTGAGTTTCATAAAAATATCCAATTACTGAAACCTTTAGGTTTTCACGATTATAATCACCTGCAAAAAAATGCCAAGGCAGTGCTTTCTGATAGCGGTACGATTAATGAGGAGTCATCTATTATGAACTTCCCAGCGCTAAATCTACGCGAAGCACATGAACGTCCAGAAGGTATGGAAGAAGCATCAGTTATGATGGTGGGTCTTGAGTCGGTTAGAGTTATGCAAGCGTTGCAAATATTAGAATCTCAATCAGTAGGAAAAGAACGCCTGTTGCGAGCTGTCTACGATTATAGTATGCCTAATGTATCTGATAAGATTGTTCGCATAATTCATTCTTATACTGATTATGTTAATCGTGTTGTTTGGAAAAAGTATTAA
- a CDS encoding glycosyltransferase family 4 protein, translating to MKIIIISQWFDPEPTLKGLIFARALVKNGHEVQVITGFPNYPGGIVYDGYKIKFYQKEIIDGVVIHRVPLYPSHDSSALKRVFNYMSFSFSSLLCGIFKAKKADVIYVYHPPITSGLVALCVGKIRRIPVVIDIQDLWPDTLKATGMVNSEKLISIVSVFCGFIYKYVQDIVVLSPGFKEKLLSRGVSKEKISVIYNWADESSFLNPSVKTSVLPSKGFNVLFAGNIGRAQGIVSIIDAALLLEKNNKNVNIVFVGGGVLLDTAKDYVTKLNVKNVFFIPRVSMQEVSGIINSADALLVHLIKNELFNITIPSKTQSYLLAGKPIIMAVEGDAKDLVEVSKSGFFASPEDSISLYDSFVNVSELPKEKLDLMGTNGKFFYFENLSQSVGVSKFEDVFLKAIENFNK from the coding sequence GTGAAAATTATTATTATTAGTCAATGGTTTGATCCTGAACCAACGTTAAAAGGACTTATATTTGCTAGAGCATTAGTCAAGAATGGTCATGAAGTTCAAGTTATTACTGGATTCCCTAATTATCCAGGGGGGATAGTTTATGATGGGTATAAGATTAAATTCTATCAAAAAGAAATTATCGATGGGGTTGTCATTCACCGAGTGCCTTTATATCCTAGCCATGATAGTTCTGCTTTGAAACGCGTTTTTAACTATATGTCTTTTTCATTCAGTTCTTTATTATGTGGTATTTTTAAAGCAAAAAAGGCTGATGTTATATATGTTTACCATCCGCCAATTACTTCAGGCTTAGTTGCATTATGTGTTGGGAAAATACGTAGAATACCTGTAGTGATAGATATTCAAGACCTTTGGCCTGACACACTCAAAGCAACTGGGATGGTAAATAGCGAAAAGTTGATTTCTATAGTTTCTGTTTTTTGTGGTTTTATTTACAAGTATGTACAAGATATAGTGGTTCTTTCACCAGGTTTTAAAGAAAAACTATTATCCAGAGGTGTTAGTAAGGAAAAAATAAGTGTTATTTACAATTGGGCTGATGAGTCTTCTTTTTTGAATCCTTCTGTTAAGACATCGGTTCTGCCTTCAAAAGGCTTTAATGTTTTATTCGCAGGGAATATAGGGCGAGCACAAGGTATAGTTAGTATTATAGATGCTGCTTTGTTATTAGAGAAAAACAATAAGAATGTAAATATAGTGTTTGTTGGTGGTGGTGTTTTATTGGATACGGCTAAAGATTATGTAACTAAGCTAAATGTTAAGAATGTTTTTTTTATACCTAGAGTATCAATGCAAGAAGTTAGTGGCATAATTAATTCCGCTGATGCTTTGTTAGTTCACTTGATTAAAAATGAATTGTTCAACATTACAATCCCATCTAAAACCCAATCGTATTTGTTAGCTGGAAAGCCTATTATAATGGCTGTTGAAGGTGATGCTAAAGATCTTGTTGAAGTAAGCAAAAGTGGCTTCTTTGCAAGTCCAGAAGATTCCATTTCTTTGTATGATAGTTTTGTTAATGTTTCTGAATTACCCAAAGAAAAGTTAGATTTAATGGGAACTAATGGGAAATTTTTTTATTTTGAAAATTTGTCCCAAAGTGTTGGCGTGTCAAAATTTGAGGATGTTTTTTTAAAGGCTATAGAAAATTTTAACAAATAA
- a CDS encoding GNAT family N-acetyltransferase, with the protein MHIYGNKVLLRAMEAEDMEMLRAMVNSPEIEHLIGGYSFPVSKEQQLDWFNNVKSNNSSLRLIIETEENGAIGFANITDIDWKYRSATHGIKIADFKDRKKGIGTDVVMAVMRYAFDELQLNRLETTIVSYNKASLNLYTKKCRWTIEGIKREAVFKRGEYNDLNVLSILKDEYVSLVDNLEYWK; encoded by the coding sequence ATGCATATATACGGTAATAAAGTTTTACTCAGGGCTATGGAAGCTGAAGATATGGAAATGTTGAGAGCAATGGTAAATAGCCCTGAAATAGAACATTTGATTGGTGGTTATTCTTTTCCTGTTTCTAAGGAACAGCAACTTGATTGGTTTAATAATGTTAAGTCAAATAATTCGAGCCTAAGGTTGATTATAGAGACTGAAGAAAACGGTGCTATAGGTTTTGCAAATATTACTGATATTGATTGGAAGTATCGTTCTGCAACACATGGTATTAAAATTGCCGATTTTAAGGACAGAAAGAAAGGCATTGGTACTGATGTTGTTATGGCTGTTATGAGGTATGCTTTCGATGAGTTACAACTTAATAGACTAGAAACTACAATCGTTTCTTATAATAAAGCATCTTTAAATCTCTATACAAAAAAATGTCGATGGACAATAGAAGGAATTAAGAGAGAGGCAGTTTTTAAAAGAGGGGAATATAATGATCTAAACGTTTTAAGCATTCTAAAAGATGAGTATGTTAGTTTAGTTGATAATTTGGAGTATTGGAAGTGA
- a CDS encoding sugar transferase, protein MKLYFYVKLIFDFVLSSFLLVFLFPVMIVCAIIIKIEDPKGPVLFIQKRVGYQNKTFSIFKFRSMKVQIEDNGVLLNDSERMLKFSGVFRKLSLDEIPQLINVLKGEMSFIGPRPLPVLYFPYFNKNELLRHNVKPGISGWAQVNGRNNLGWEEKFALDIYYVSNASFIFDLKILLLTVLKVISKSDVVVRGQNEVMDFHTFRILQSNKMGQKKNCDYEV, encoded by the coding sequence GTGAAATTATATTTCTATGTTAAATTGATCTTTGATTTTGTTTTGTCTAGTTTTTTGTTGGTTTTTTTATTTCCAGTTATGATTGTCTGTGCAATAATTATTAAAATTGAAGACCCTAAAGGTCCTGTTCTTTTTATCCAGAAAAGAGTTGGTTATCAAAATAAAACTTTCAGTATTTTTAAATTTCGTAGTATGAAAGTACAAATAGAAGATAATGGCGTTTTGTTGAATGACTCCGAAAGAATGTTAAAATTTTCTGGGGTTTTTAGAAAATTAAGCTTGGATGAAATACCACAGTTAATAAATGTTCTCAAGGGCGAAATGTCTTTTATCGGTCCTAGACCTCTCCCTGTACTTTATTTTCCGTATTTTAATAAAAATGAGTTATTACGCCATAATGTCAAACCTGGAATTAGTGGCTGGGCTCAAGTAAACGGTAGGAATAATTTAGGTTGGGAGGAAAAGTTTGCATTAGATATCTATTATGTTAGTAATGCCTCTTTTATTTTTGATCTTAAAATTTTGTTGTTAACTGTCTTAAAGGTTATATCTAAATCTGATGTTGTTGTTAGAGGACAGAATGAAGTAATGGACTTTCACACTTTCAGAATATTACAAAGTAATAAAATGGGTCAAAAAAAGAATTGTGATTATGAAGTATGA